The proteins below are encoded in one region of Ferroplasma acidiphilum:
- a CDS encoding DUF1641 domain-containing protein — protein MAGIEKNESSNVDIADIENAIKENADVVMAFMKLLEKLKGAGIVDALNSINENVIPDNLDFFAKAFTSKDSMETFARSGNTLFALLFMLSNRKMADVVKAIAFNSQGIAESMEEGASKPQTLSALKLLAMLKDPEVSSGINAVMNGLKVLGSVLQKLD, from the coding sequence ATGGCAGGGATAGAAAAGAATGAAAGCAGCAATGTGGATATAGCAGATATTGAGAACGCCATAAAAGAAAATGCCGATGTTGTAATGGCATTTATGAAACTGCTTGAAAAGTTAAAGGGTGCTGGCATCGTGGATGCCCTTAACTCCATAAATGAAAATGTAATACCGGACAATCTTGATTTCTTCGCTAAAGCCTTTACTTCAAAAGATTCAATGGAAACCTTTGCAAGGTCAGGGAACACACTGTTTGCCCTTCTGTTCATGCTGTCAAATCGCAAAATGGCGGATGTTGTAAAGGCAATAGCATTCAATTCACAGGGAATCGCAGAATCCATGGAAGAGGGTGCTTCAAAGCCACAGACACTATCAGCACTCAAACTTCTGGCCATGTTAAAAGACCCGGAGGTATCATCCGGCATTAATGCAGTGATGAATGGTTTGAAGGTGCTTGGAAGTGTACTGCAAAAGTTAGACTGA
- a CDS encoding AAA family ATPase, whose translation MKNINKIFEVKNYLTDTFVGREDVINGVLAGLISGEPTLLVGPPGTAKTSIIDTMSKLINARYFYYLLTKFTEPEELLGPIDITALKNGEYRNITKGKLPDANIVFLDEIFKSSSAIRNTLLDIMLNRRLPNGGTMINLDLLGIYSASNEISDDEEDMALYDRYPIKIFHRYVERTILKDLLDKGISMESGKTMEKPLLDTGEVVMLQSEAVRRMDTLRSTDNDVIDRYMEAIFQLEENDVILSDRRKIKLLKIAAAFSMLMDSKTITGNDVAMAMRYSADSEDYIPKIEAAIIDSKLENKSDIVQKAETTMEETKSLIQSTENAINRNSPYNVVLDQLSLLEIYIKKLERMKFELGSDNSPYHKDIVNRINTSLEFAGSRYEKLKGR comes from the coding sequence ATGAAGAACATCAACAAAATCTTTGAAGTTAAAAATTATCTTACAGATACATTCGTGGGAAGGGAGGATGTGATAAACGGTGTACTTGCAGGGCTTATCTCAGGTGAACCTACCCTCCTTGTTGGACCGCCAGGTACGGCAAAAACTTCTATAATTGATACAATGAGCAAACTGATCAATGCCCGTTACTTTTATTATTTATTGACAAAGTTTACGGAACCTGAGGAGTTGCTTGGGCCTATAGACATAACGGCATTGAAAAATGGTGAATACAGGAACATAACAAAGGGAAAGCTCCCTGATGCAAATATAGTATTTCTGGATGAAATATTCAAATCAAGCTCGGCAATAAGAAATACGCTTCTTGACATAATGCTCAATCGCAGGTTGCCCAATGGTGGTACTATGATTAACCTTGACCTCCTTGGCATCTATTCTGCGAGCAATGAAATATCGGATGATGAGGAGGATATGGCACTTTATGACAGGTATCCGATAAAGATCTTCCATAGGTATGTTGAACGCACTATACTCAAAGACCTTCTGGACAAAGGTATAAGCATGGAATCCGGAAAAACAATGGAAAAGCCTTTGCTGGATACGGGCGAGGTTGTAATGCTTCAATCCGAAGCAGTTAGAAGGATGGATACGCTGAGGAGCACCGATAATGATGTAATCGACCGCTACATGGAAGCCATATTCCAGCTGGAGGAAAACGATGTGATACTCAGTGACAGGAGAAAGATAAAACTTCTAAAAATAGCTGCAGCATTCAGTATGCTTATGGATTCGAAAACGATTACTGGGAACGATGTTGCAATGGCCATGCGTTACAGTGCAGATTCAGAGGATTACATCCCGAAAATTGAGGCAGCCATTATTGATTCCAAACTGGAAAACAAATCCGATATTGTACAGAAAGCTGAAACCACCATGGAGGAAACAAAATCACTTATCCAGTCCACTGAAAATGCCATAAACAGAAACTCGCCGTACAATGTTGTACTTGACCAGCTTAGCCTCCTTGAGATATACATTAAAAAACTTGAGAGAATGAAATTTGAACTTGGAAGTGACAATTCACCTTACCACAAGGATATAGTTAATAGAATTAATACATCCCTGGAATTTGCGGGTTCAAGGTATGAAAAACTCAAAGGGAGGTGA
- a CDS encoding vWA domain-containing protein, with protein MPENSRSNIDGIPQSSTVYKITKERLVRRVNIDLDKNSADNIKTAASDLYFLFYSGLATVRSEKNKNEFMESVRLRMEYITETKDFKQERAYTQLNDRLSMLYSINFMKALNENAKKNQPRNGNSSNAPDQKTIEKSMEGASKKVEMAHEIEKIVKDKNPGGNIGKKEGMSVESLIDLTDKAMKVDNADKILTLANKLIDIMPRYTKKMRSFSNTGELAGYYKTRHISNVLSRELAMPDEIFYSKLINGFTGKEKRLMSPGSYYVLLDKSGSMYEGDKTLWSRSVALALFRIARSRGRKYYFRFFDNKPHDLLNSPFDVVENILTVESNKGTCIECALKTALRDLQDTKIRSETNTIIIITDGEDKVNMQDYFRKENETKLITVMINGYNEGLKKISTEYMNAKLDESGALELLDVARSV; from the coding sequence ATGCCGGAGAACTCCAGAAGCAATATAGATGGAATACCACAATCCAGCACTGTCTATAAGATAACAAAGGAAAGGTTGGTGAGGCGTGTTAATATTGACCTTGATAAAAACTCAGCAGACAATATAAAAACGGCTGCATCTGACCTGTATTTCCTTTTTTATTCTGGCCTGGCTACAGTCAGGAGTGAAAAAAATAAGAATGAGTTTATGGAAAGTGTCAGGCTCAGAATGGAGTATATTACTGAAACAAAGGACTTTAAGCAGGAAAGGGCATACACACAGTTGAATGACAGGCTTTCCATGCTATACAGCATAAACTTCATGAAGGCACTGAATGAAAATGCCAAAAAAAATCAGCCAAGAAATGGAAATTCAAGCAATGCACCGGATCAGAAAACTATTGAAAAATCAATGGAAGGTGCATCAAAGAAAGTGGAAATGGCACACGAAATAGAGAAAATAGTTAAGGACAAAAACCCTGGAGGGAATATAGGCAAGAAGGAAGGCATGTCGGTTGAAAGCCTGATTGACCTCACGGATAAGGCAATGAAGGTGGATAATGCAGATAAGATACTCACACTGGCAAATAAGCTTATAGATATTATGCCCCGCTATACTAAGAAAATGAGGTCTTTTTCCAATACCGGCGAACTGGCAGGGTATTATAAGACAAGGCACATTTCCAATGTACTTTCCAGGGAACTTGCTATGCCTGATGAAATTTTTTACTCCAAACTTATAAACGGGTTTACTGGAAAGGAAAAACGCTTAATGAGCCCTGGATCATATTACGTACTACTTGACAAGAGTGGAAGCATGTATGAGGGCGATAAAACCCTGTGGTCAAGGTCAGTAGCCCTTGCACTGTTCAGGATAGCCAGAAGCAGGGGTAGAAAGTATTATTTCAGATTCTTTGACAACAAGCCGCATGACCTGCTGAATAGCCCATTCGACGTTGTGGAAAATATTCTTACCGTGGAATCAAACAAAGGAACATGCATAGAATGCGCACTTAAGACCGCTCTTAGAGATTTGCAGGATACAAAAATTAGAAGTGAAACAAATACAATAATAATAATCACCGATGGGGAAGACAAGGTAAACATGCAGGATTATTTCAGAAAAGAAAATGAAACAAAATTGATAACGGTTATGATAAATGGATATAATGAAGGGCTAAAGAAGATAAGCACAGAGTATATGAATGCAAAACTTGATGAGTCTGGAGCCCTTGAATTGCTTGATGTTGCCCGTTCAGTCTAA
- a CDS encoding NAD(P)/FAD-dependent oxidoreductase: MDTTNVLIIGDANAGIITANKLRMHTGKDVNITIIGNSEKTYFKPEGVLIPFNGIDYRDSIKPTDFLINYGIKRIKAMATRIDPANRSVVLDNGQKLTYDYLVIATGDRLVPEDVPGYNPDVYHFYDIENVLRLKKMLRGFKGGKIVVGPASTPFQCPVAPGEFMFGLDLLLRNKGIRENSELSLIVPMKDVLPFKSVSDFVRKGFEEYNINFIPDFKTEYIEPEKNSIVSSSGESLQYDKLVLIPPHRGQKFLSDSGMAGDSGYVDVDKFTLEYSDYDNVFAVGDAANFPMKVGALGHSEAAYVAERIASESDGVISDTKFDGFMGCSSIYAEQRGFTLSFDYNSKPSVNFASAPDYFLKYISGDTYFSSIIRGMI, translated from the coding sequence ATGGACACTACTAATGTACTTATTATTGGTGACGCCAACGCCGGAATAATAACGGCAAACAAGTTGAGAATGCATACAGGCAAAGATGTAAATATAACCATTATAGGCAATTCGGAAAAAACATATTTTAAACCTGAAGGTGTACTTATACCTTTCAACGGAATAGATTACAGGGATTCAATCAAGCCTACAGATTTTCTTATAAATTATGGCATTAAAAGAATAAAAGCCATGGCAACCAGGATAGATCCGGCAAACCGGTCTGTCGTGCTGGATAACGGGCAGAAACTTACATATGATTATCTTGTAATAGCTACAGGAGATCGACTTGTCCCGGAAGATGTTCCAGGCTACAACCCTGATGTATACCATTTTTATGATATTGAAAACGTCCTTAGATTAAAGAAAATGTTAAGGGGATTCAAGGGAGGAAAAATTGTTGTTGGGCCTGCAAGCACGCCCTTCCAATGTCCGGTAGCACCAGGTGAATTTATGTTCGGGCTTGACCTTCTCCTGAGAAATAAGGGCATAAGGGAAAATAGTGAATTGTCACTTATTGTGCCCATGAAAGATGTACTGCCATTTAAATCTGTATCAGACTTTGTAAGGAAAGGCTTTGAAGAATATAATATTAATTTTATACCTGATTTCAAAACAGAATATATTGAACCTGAGAAAAATTCTATTGTTTCTTCAAGTGGAGAATCGCTTCAATACGATAAACTGGTGCTCATACCACCGCACAGGGGGCAGAAATTCCTCTCAGATTCGGGCATGGCCGGAGATTCTGGATATGTCGATGTGGATAAATTTACACTGGAATATTCCGATTATGATAATGTTTTCGCCGTTGGCGATGCAGCCAATTTCCCCATGAAAGTTGGGGCACTTGGCCATTCAGAAGCCGCATATGTAGCGGAAAGGATAGCATCAGAATCAGATGGTGTTATCTCGGACACCAAATTCGATGGCTTCATGGGATGTTCCAGTATATATGCGGAACAGCGTGGTTTTACCCTCTCATTTGATTACAATTCAAAACCATCAGTGAATTTCGCTTCAGCGCCGGATTATTTTTTGAAATATATATCAGGAGATACATATTTTTCATCAATAATAAGGGGGATGATATAA
- the iorA gene encoding indolepyruvate ferredoxin oxidoreductase subunit alpha, whose translation MVKFDANMVDNSENEVLFLLSNEAIARGAVEAGVRVATTYPGTPSSEVGDTLSHIAGKSGMKFQFSINEKVAIETAFAASISGQRSMVFMKHVGLNVASDPFMSIAYTGVRAGMVVMSADDPSMYSSQSEQDNRHYADLAHVPMIEPSNPQEAKDFLVLAFDLSEKFKLPVLFRTTTRVSHMRGAVTPGKIREGQPDTGVFIRDIHEFVCLPSNSYTLKEKLIEKEHELKKESDISPMNRIIRKGTGEYGIIASGAAYNSVMDVISEYDLDISVLKLGFTNPLPESAIVKFISDNKKVIIIEELDPYLEYKIRTIAQMNKLDSTIFGKLDGYFSESHEFTPDTVAHSLSRIMGFAVQDVPENKLVLPARPPVLCPGCPHRATYYAVKRAVKMMNKTDTIYASDIGCYSLGLYDPYEEADTMISMGSSIGMANGFAMSTKQKVIAFIGDSTFFHSGIPPLINAVHNKLNMLVMVLDNGTTAMTGQQPNAGENFSPPGDELPPVSIENIARSIGVADVQIVDPYDIKETLKAVTKALRENTLSVIVARRECAILRDKAMQKTHRVITYTVNQDKCGKCMNCVENFACPAISIEGGNIKIDSNICDGCGVCAEPYVCPFKAIEVAQ comes from the coding sequence ATGGTAAAATTTGATGCTAATATGGTGGATAATTCTGAGAATGAGGTACTTTTTTTATTGAGCAATGAGGCTATAGCCAGAGGGGCTGTAGAAGCTGGAGTTAGAGTTGCAACAACGTATCCGGGCACTCCGTCCAGTGAGGTGGGAGACACACTGTCACATATAGCAGGCAAATCTGGAATGAAATTTCAATTTTCTATTAATGAGAAGGTTGCTATAGAGACTGCATTTGCAGCATCTATTTCCGGGCAAAGGTCAATGGTATTTATGAAACATGTTGGTTTAAACGTAGCATCTGACCCTTTCATGAGCATTGCATACACGGGCGTCAGGGCAGGCATGGTAGTAATGTCAGCAGATGACCCTTCTATGTATTCCTCCCAGAGCGAACAGGATAACAGGCATTACGCAGACCTTGCACATGTGCCTATGATTGAACCTTCAAATCCCCAGGAAGCAAAGGATTTTCTTGTACTTGCTTTCGACCTATCTGAAAAGTTTAAGTTGCCTGTACTGTTCAGAACTACTACGAGAGTAAGCCATATGCGTGGTGCTGTGACACCGGGTAAAATCAGGGAAGGCCAGCCGGATACAGGCGTATTTATCAGGGACATCCATGAATTTGTTTGCCTTCCCTCAAATTCATACACACTCAAAGAGAAGCTTATTGAAAAAGAGCATGAATTGAAAAAAGAATCAGATATATCACCTATGAATAGAATTATAAGGAAAGGTACCGGAGAATATGGGATAATTGCATCCGGAGCTGCGTATAATTCTGTAATGGATGTTATTTCAGAATATGACCTTGATATAAGCGTCCTGAAACTAGGATTCACCAACCCGTTGCCGGAGAGTGCTATTGTTAAATTTATATCAGATAATAAAAAAGTAATAATCATCGAGGAACTTGACCCGTATCTTGAATATAAAATCAGGACTATTGCCCAGATGAATAAACTGGATTCCACAATATTCGGAAAACTTGATGGATATTTCAGTGAAAGCCATGAATTTACACCCGATACAGTGGCGCATTCACTTTCCAGGATTATGGGTTTTGCTGTGCAGGATGTGCCTGAGAATAAACTGGTGCTCCCTGCAAGGCCACCCGTGCTCTGCCCTGGATGCCCACACAGGGCAACATATTATGCCGTCAAGAGGGCAGTTAAGATGATGAACAAAACTGATACAATATATGCGTCAGATATAGGATGTTACTCACTCGGGCTCTATGACCCCTATGAAGAAGCTGATACAATGATCTCCATGGGTTCCTCCATAGGAATGGCTAACGGGTTTGCAATGTCTACTAAACAGAAAGTTATTGCATTTATAGGGGATTCAACATTTTTCCATTCAGGAATACCGCCATTGATAAACGCTGTACACAATAAGCTTAATATGCTTGTGATGGTACTTGATAATGGAACTACTGCAATGACAGGCCAGCAACCTAATGCCGGGGAAAATTTCAGCCCGCCAGGTGATGAATTGCCACCAGTATCCATTGAAAATATTGCCAGAAGCATAGGCGTTGCTGATGTCCAGATAGTTGACCCCTATGATATAAAGGAAACATTAAAGGCAGTAACAAAGGCATTGAGAGAAAATACGCTTTCTGTGATTGTGGCACGCAGGGAGTGTGCAATCCTTAGGGACAAAGCAATGCAGAAAACTCACAGAGTTATCACATATACTGTTAACCAGGACAAATGCGGCAAATGCATGAATTGCGTGGAAAATTTTGCATGCCCTGCCATATCGATAGAAGGTGGAAATATTAAAATAGATTCCAATATATGCGATGGTTGTGGTGTATGTGCTGAACCTTATGTTTGCCCGTTTAAAGCTATAGAGGTGGCACAATGA